A stretch of Heptranchias perlo isolate sHepPer1 chromosome 36, sHepPer1.hap1, whole genome shotgun sequence DNA encodes these proteins:
- the LOC137304133 gene encoding leucine-rich repeat-containing protein 18-like, giving the protein MPKKKGGAQGKKITLKMAKNSMKITVDGKRRLDLSNMGIANFPKCILKLTDIEEIDLSRNLIKKIPDFINRFPKLRYLDFHTNKIERIPETICQLELLYYLDLSNNKLTTDGLPAELTQLKNLRVLNLGLNSVEMLPTTIGTLKELKELGLFDNRITYMPEKITKLPKLKHLNVLRNPFTTPQIDVEPIDTIDRIENLYLARRHMLCRPCLKKCQRERDKWSKVKNISDLEEEPDFTGLISPNSVAKQDEASWRVSN; this is encoded by the coding sequence atgCCGAAAAAGAAAGGAGGTGCCCAGGGGAAAAAGATTACCCTTAAAATGGCAAAAAATTCCATGAAAATCACAGTCGATGGGAAGCGCCGTTTAGACCTGAGCAACATGGGGATAGCAAACTTTCCCAAGTGTATTCTGAAGTTGACTGATATTGAAGAAATTGACCTGAGCagaaacctcatcaaaaaaattccGGATTTCATCAACCGATTCCCAAAGCTGCGATATCTCGACTTCCACACAAATAAGATAGAGAGAATTCCGGAGACTATTTGTCAGTTGGAGTTGCTCTATTATCTTGATCTTTCCAATAACAAACTCACCACGGACGGCTTGCCCGCGGAACTTACACAGCTGAAAAATTTACGGGTCCTCAATCTTGGGCTGAATTCTGTGGAAATGCTTCCAACGACGATCGGTACTTTAAAGGAGTTGAAGGAATTGGGGCTGTTTGATAATCGAATCACCTACATGCCGGAGAAGATCACCAAGCTCCCGAAACTGAAGCACTTGAATGTGTTGCGGAACCCTTTCACCACGCCACAGATAGATGTCGAGCCAATAGACACCATCGATCGCATCGAGAATCTTTATCTCGCCAGAAGACACATGCTATGCCGCCCCTGCCTCAAGAAatgtcagcgagagagagacaaatggaGCAAGGTGAAGAATATTTCTGATTTGGAAGAGGAGCCCGATTTTACTGGTCTCATATCCCCCAATTCGGTTGCTAAACAAGACGAGGCATCCTGGAGAGTTAGCAATTAG